The Streptomyces sp. NBC_00162 sequence CGAGCGCCTTGTCGGTGGTGATCGTCTTGGTGCCGGTGTCGGCGAGGTCGAGCAGCCGCTTGGGGTTGTCGAACAGGCCGATGCTCTTGACCTGCTTGATCAGCGCCTTGATGAAGGCCTGCTGGAGCTGTATTCGGCCGAGGTCGCCGCCGTCGCCGACGCCGTGGCGGGTACGGACCAGCCCGAGGGCCTGCTCGCCGTTCAGCTTGTTGGGGCCGGCCGGGAGGTCCAGGTGGCTGTAATCGTCCTTGATCGGCTTGCTGGTGGTCACCTCCACCCCGCCGAGGGTGTCGATGATCTTCTTGAAGCCCGTGAAGTCGACCTCGATGTAGTGGTCCATACGGATCCCCGACATCTTCTCGACGGTCTTGACCGCGCAGGCCGCCCCGCCGATGGTGTACGCCTCGTTGAACTGCTTGCGCGTCCCGCCGGGGTCGGTCTTCCCCTTGGCCGTGGTGCAGGAGGGGCGGGCGGTCATGGTGTCGCGCGGGATCGATATGACGCTGGCCTTCTGGTGGCCCTCGTAGAGGTGGACGATCATCGCGGTGTCGGAGCGGGCGGAGCCGCCGTCGTCCGGGCCGTACTCGCCGTTGGCGCCGCCGCGGGAGTCGGATCCCAGGACCAGGATGTCCATCGAGCCGTTGTCGACGTTCTGCGGTCGGTCGGTGCCGAGCGCCTGGTCGATGTCGACGGTCTTCAGGTTGCCGTTGAGCTTGAAGTAGAAGTAGCCGAGCCCCGCCCCGCCGAGCAGGACCACGCCCGCGGCGGTCCACGCGGCGATGACGAGAGCCCTGCGGCGCTTCGGCGGTTTCCGTCGGCGCCGGCCCGCGGCGCGCCCGCCGCTGCCCTTGCTGTCGTCGCTCATGCTCTCCTCGGTCCTTAGGTCCGTGCCCCGGTCGTCTGCGGCCGCCATCCACCGTGCGTCCTCTGACACAGACGGCCGAGCGCCCCCCAGGGTTCCACGGCGCCGGGAGCCCCCCGATCGGCGCGTACATGACCATCCGCGCGGGTGATCATCACGTGGCACCACCTCCAGCCTGCGGTTTTGGCCGGGGACGCCGCGGAGCGGGAGAGGGTTAACCGCGGGACGGGGTGTGCGCAAGAGCACAGCGGCGGCAAAAGCACAGCCGCCCCCGCCGCGGGTGCGGCGGGGGCGGCTGTGTGGTGACGCCGGTGACTCAGTCGTCGTTCTTGCCCGACGGAGTCGTCTTCGCGATCTGCATCAGGAACTCGGCGTTCGACTTCGTCTGCTTCATCTTGTCGAGGAGCAGCTCGATCGCCTGCTGCGAGTCGAGCGCGTGCAGCACCCGGCGCAGCTTCCAGGTGATGGAGAGCTCCTCGCTGTTGAGGAGGATCTCCTCCTTGCGCGTGCCCGACGCGTCGACGTCGACGGCCGGGAAGATGCGCTTGTCGGCGAGCTTCCGGTCGAGCTTGAGCTCCATGTTGCCGGTGCCCTTGAACTCCTCGAAGATCACCTCGTCCATGCGCGAGCCGGTGTCGACCAGCGCGGTGGCCAGGATGGTCAGCGAGCCGCCGTCCTCGATGTTGCGCGCGGCACCGAAGAAGCGCTTCGGCGGGTACAGCGCGGTCGAGTCGACACCACCGGACAGGATGCGGCCGGAGGCGGGCGCCGCGAGGTTGTACGCGCGGCCCAGGCGGGTGATGGAGTCCAGCAGGACGACCACGTCGTGACCCAGCTCGACGAGACGCTTGGCGCGCTCGATGGCCAGCTCGGCGACGGTGGTGTGGTCCTCGGCCGGACGGTCGAAGGTCGAGGAGATGACCTCGCCCTTGACCGACCGCTGCATGTCGGTGACCTCTTCCGGACGCTCGTCGACCAGGACGACCATCAGGTGGCACTCGGGGTTGTTGGTGGTGATCGCGTTGGCGATCGCCTGCATGATCATCGTCTTGCCGGCCTTCGGCGGCGAGACGATCAGACCACGCTGACCCTTTCCGATCGGTGCGACCAGGTCGACGATCCGGCCGGTCAGCACGCCCGGGTCGGTCTCCAGGCGGAGCCGGTCCTGCGGGTAGAGCGGGGTCAGCTTCTGGAACTCCGGCCGTCCGCGCCCGGATTCGGGCGCCATGCCGTTCACCGAGTCCAGTCGCACAAGGGCGTTGAACTTCTCGCGGCGTTCGCCGTCCTTGGGCTGGCGCACGGCACCGGTGGTGTGGTCGCCCTTGCGCAGACCCGCCTTGCGGACCTGGGCGAGGGAGACGTACACGTCGTTGGGGCCGGGCAGGTAGCCCGAGGTCCGGATGAACGCGTAGTTGTCGAGGATGTCGAGGATGCCCGCGACGGGGATCAGCACGTCGTCGTCGGCGACCTGCGGCTCGTTCGGGGCGAACTCGTCGCGGCCACGACGGCCACGGCGGTCGCGGTAACGGCCGCGACGGCCGCGACGGCCGCCCTCGTCGTCGAAGTCGTCCTGCGGACCGTTGTCCTGGGGACCCTGGCGGTCCTGGCGGTCCTGGCGGTCCTGACGGCCCTGCTGGCCCTGGCTCTGAACCTGGCCCTGGCCGCGGCCGCCCTGCTGCTGACGGTCGCCGCGCTCGGCGCGGTCCTGACGGCCGCCGCCCTGGCCGCCCTGCGGCGCGCCCTGACCCTGGCCGCCCTGGCCCTGCTCGTCGGCCTTGGCGCCGCGGTCGCGACGGTCGCGCTGGCGGTCGCCGCGCTCGCCGCGCTCGGCACCGCGGTCACGGCGGTCGCGACGGCCGCGGCCCTCGCCGTCCTGTGCGGGGGCGGAGACGGCGGTGGCGGCCTCGGCCTTCACGTCCGTCTGCGGCGCGGTGGCGGTCGCCGTGGCGGCCTCGGCCTTGACGGTCTCGGTCTTCTCCTCGACCTGCACGGCGGCGGGGGCCGAGGCCTCCGGGCTGCCGGACGGGGCGGTGGCCCGACGCCGGCGGCGCTCGCCGACCGGGGCGTCCTCGCTGGCCGGCTGGCCCGGGATGTCGATCTGGGCCTGCGCGGCAGGCTTCTCGGCGGGCGCCTCGGCGGCGGCCTCGCCCGTGCGGGCCTTGCTGGTGGCGCGGCGCTTCGGCTTGGCCTCGGCGGTGTCGGCGGCGCCTGCGGCGGAGGCGGCCTTGGGCGCTCCGGCGCCACCCGCCTGCGTCTCCTTGATGACCTCGATCAGCTGGCTCTTGCGCATCCGCGCGGTGCCCCTGATGCCGAGGCCCGACGCGACCTGCTGCAGCTCGGCCAGGACCATGCCGTCAAGGCCGGTGCCGGTGCGGCGACGCTTGGGTGCGGCGCCCGCGGCGGGGGCACTGGTGTCGACAGAGGTGTCGGCAGCGCCCATCAGATCGGTGGTGTCGCTCACGAAGGGTCCTTCCCTGGAGCGGACGTCGGCCTGTCTGGCTCGGCGACCGGTTGTGCTGTCCGACAACAGTCCATTACCTGATGGGTCATGGACCGCGGCCGGGGCGGTGGTCCGCCGATAGAGATACGGCGGAGAGAAACGTGCGTGGGTGGTTCCGGCGAGAAGCCCCCGAGCTGGAAGCGTGGGAATGTCACGCCGATTCCGGAGCGTGCTCGAAACTGCTGGAAGTGATCAAAGCAGTCGGGGAGGCTCCCGGAAGAAAGGTGGTCCCGGATGGGGACACTGAGCACCGAGCCATGGCGGCTTCGGATGCGCACTTGAGACTAACACTACCGGATCCAACAGACATTCCCCCTCTCAGTCACCGGCAATCGCGCCCTTCCGCGCGGGCGGCCTGCCCTGGCCGCCCGCCCCTGACCGGCCTGGCTCAGCCGCCCTGGGTTCCCAGCGGGAGTACGCTCGCGCCCGCGGCGTCGAGGGCGAGCCGGTTCGCCGCCCACCCTTCGCCCGCGAGCTGCGCGACCTTGTCGGCCGCACCGTTGTCGACCAGCGCGAGGACCGTGGGGCCCGCGCCGGAGATGACCGCGGGGATGCCGTCCGCCCGCAGTCGGTTCACAAGTGCCACGCTCTCCGGCATCGCCGGGGACCGGTACTCCTGGTGGAGCCGGTCTTCGGTGGCCGGCAGGAGCAGCTCGGGGCGCCTGGTCAGGGCCTCCACGAGCAGTCCCGCGCGACCCGCGTTCACGGCCGCGTCCACGTGCGGAACGGTGCGCGGCAGCAGGCCGCGCGCGGTCTCCGTCAGGACCGGCTTGGAGGGGACGAAGACCACCGGAACGATGGAATCGGCGGGCTCCATCCGGATCGCCTTGGCACTGCCCCCGTCCATCCAGGCCAGGGTGAAGCCGCCGAGCAGACAGGCGGCGACGTTGTCGGGGTGGCCCTCGATCTCGGTGGCGAGCTCCAGCAGCGCCGCGTCGTCGAGCCTGGTCTCTCCGCCTATGGTCACGGCGCGGGCGGCGACGATGCCGGCGCAGATGGCGGCGGAGGAGGAGCCGAGGCCCCGGCCGTGCGGGATGCGGTTGGCGCAGACGACCTCGAGGCCGCGCGGCTGGCCGCCCAGCAGGTCGAAGGCGGTGCGCATGGAGCGTACGAGCAGGTGGCTCTCGTCCCGCGGGAGGGTGTCGGCGCCCTCACCCGCGATGTCGATGTTCAGGCCGGAGTCGGCCACCCGGACGACTACGTCGTCGTAGAGCCCCAGGGCCAGGCCCAGGGCGTCGAAGCCCGGGCCGAGGTTGGCACTGCTGGCGGGGACGCGCACCCGTACGGCGGCGGCGCGGAACGCTGGACCGGCCATCGTCCGATGACACTCCTTGTGACTGTGCGAGATCTTCGCTCTTCGCTGGCTCGCTGCGAATGTACTGGAGAACGTACGACACCCGAAGGCCCTCGGGGCAGCACCGCAGTCATATGCGCGGTGGCGGATGTAAGTACAGCGTATCGAAGGAAGGTTCTCTCGCGACATAGGGCGCACAGGAGGCGCACGATGCGTGTCGCGCCCTTCGACGGACTCCGACGGTTTTCGGCCGCACTTTTGTTGTCGTACGGGGCGAGTTGCCGGGTTCCGGGGGTCTTGGGGACCCCCGGAACCCGGGTCATGCGCTGCTGCCCGGCCTGTGCGTCAGACGAGGCCGAGGCGGATGGCCGCGGCTTCGGCGTCCACCGGAACGGTGACCGGCTGCGGAGCGCCGGCGATCGCCCAGTCGGGGTCCT is a genomic window containing:
- the rho gene encoding transcription termination factor Rho → MSDTTDLMGAADTSVDTSAPAAGAAPKRRRTGTGLDGMVLAELQQVASGLGIRGTARMRKSQLIEVIKETQAGGAGAPKAASAAGAADTAEAKPKRRATSKARTGEAAAEAPAEKPAAQAQIDIPGQPASEDAPVGERRRRRATAPSGSPEASAPAAVQVEEKTETVKAEAATATATAPQTDVKAEAATAVSAPAQDGEGRGRRDRRDRGAERGERGDRQRDRRDRGAKADEQGQGGQGQGAPQGGQGGGRQDRAERGDRQQQGGRGQGQVQSQGQQGRQDRQDRQDRQGPQDNGPQDDFDDEGGRRGRRGRYRDRRGRRGRDEFAPNEPQVADDDVLIPVAGILDILDNYAFIRTSGYLPGPNDVYVSLAQVRKAGLRKGDHTTGAVRQPKDGERREKFNALVRLDSVNGMAPESGRGRPEFQKLTPLYPQDRLRLETDPGVLTGRIVDLVAPIGKGQRGLIVSPPKAGKTMIMQAIANAITTNNPECHLMVVLVDERPEEVTDMQRSVKGEVISSTFDRPAEDHTTVAELAIERAKRLVELGHDVVVLLDSITRLGRAYNLAAPASGRILSGGVDSTALYPPKRFFGAARNIEDGGSLTILATALVDTGSRMDEVIFEEFKGTGNMELKLDRKLADKRIFPAVDVDASGTRKEEILLNSEELSITWKLRRVLHALDSQQAIELLLDKMKQTKSNAEFLMQIAKTTPSGKNDD
- the thrB gene encoding homoserine kinase, whose product is MAGPAFRAAAVRVRVPASSANLGPGFDALGLALGLYDDVVVRVADSGLNIDIAGEGADTLPRDESHLLVRSMRTAFDLLGGQPRGLEVVCANRIPHGRGLGSSSAAICAGIVAARAVTIGGETRLDDAALLELATEIEGHPDNVAACLLGGFTLAWMDGGSAKAIRMEPADSIVPVVFVPSKPVLTETARGLLPRTVPHVDAAVNAGRAGLLVEALTRRPELLLPATEDRLHQEYRSPAMPESVALVNRLRADGIPAVISGAGPTVLALVDNGAADKVAQLAGEGWAANRLALDAAGASVLPLGTQGG
- a CDS encoding LCP family protein, whose product is MSDDSKGSGGRAAGRRRRKPPKRRRALVIAAWTAAGVVLLGGAGLGYFYFKLNGNLKTVDIDQALGTDRPQNVDNGSMDILVLGSDSRGGANGEYGPDDGGSARSDTAMIVHLYEGHQKASVISIPRDTMTARPSCTTAKGKTDPGGTRKQFNEAYTIGGAACAVKTVEKMSGIRMDHYIEVDFTGFKKIIDTLGGVEVTTSKPIKDDYSHLDLPAGPNKLNGEQALGLVRTRHGVGDGGDLGRIQLQQAFIKALIKQVKSIGLFDNPKRLLDLADTGTKTITTDKALGDVKSLMGFAQSLQGIDAQNMHMITLPVTADALDSDRVAPLTKQSKLVWDALLADQPVPAEATENSMGDKGTAGKVVQ